TCTACTCGTGGCGCGGCGCCGATATCACCAACATTCTCGAATTCGAAAAGGATTATCCCGAGGCGCACGTGGTGAAACTCGAGCAAAATTATCGCTCGACGCAAAATATACTCGATGCGGCCAATGCCGTCGTGTCCAATAACACCGGTCGTAAAGACAAGAAGCTGTTCACCGACTCCGCGCGCGGGGAGAAAATAAAACTCTATCTGGCGACCACGGAAAAAGACGAGGCGAATTACATCGCCGGTGAAATCGATCGTCTCACCGCCGACGGTACGCATCTTTACGGCGATTGTGCGGTCTTTTACCGCACGAACGCCCAAAGTCGAAATTTCGAGGATGCATTCTTGCGCGCGGGTATTCCGTATCGCTTGGTGGGCGGCACGAAGTTTTTCGCGCGCGTCGAGATTCGAAACGTCATGGCCTATCTCAAAGTCGTGCTCAACTCTGATGATGACATATCGGTGAAACGCATTATCAACGTTCCGCGCCGCGCGCTCGGAAAAACAACCATCGATCACGTGTCCGGTTTGGCATATGACAAGGGAGTCACGTTCGAGGCGGGCATAAAACTCGCCGTGGAAGAAGGCGCCCTTCGGTCGAATGCGATTACCTCACTCGATGATTTCGCCCATATGCTCGATGCTATGCGCGGCATGGAGGGCGGCTTGGTCGATATCGTCGAAATGATCGTCGACAAGTCGGGGTATTTGCGCTCGCTTGAAATAGAGCGCACCGATGAATCCCTCGCGCGCGCCGAGAACATCAAAGAGTTCGTCAGCGTGGTCGCCGACTACGCGCAAGAGCACGACGATGAGGAGAACACGCTTGCCGGTTTCATGGAATTCCTCGCATTGAGAACCGACCTTGACAGCGTGTCCGCCGATGACGACGCCGTCACGCTCATGACGATCCACACCGCCAAAGGCCTCGAGTTCCCCGTCGTATTCGTGTCCGGGCTCGAAGAGGGGATATTCCCCCATCAGAACTCGATTTTTTCCGAATCCGGAGTCGAGGAGGAGCGCCGCCTTGCCTATGTCGCCATAACCAGAGCGCGCAAACAGCTCTTCTTATCCCGCGCGGCGACGCGTATGACGTTCGGCTCGACTTCATGCAATCCTGCGAGTCGTTTCATTGATGAGATTCCTAACGAGCTTCTCGAAATCGCCGGGATAGGTTCGAGAGATTACGGCGGATTCGGCCACGACAAACGAGGCGACCGCCGAGCGACATCATCGCACGGCGCCGGGACATCGCGTTATCTCGGCGGGAGCTACGTGTTCGACGACGCGGCCGTCGCCACCGGCAAGAGCCGTGTGGCCTCGTTCGGTTCGGCGAACTCCCCTTCTCGTAAAAAAGCGCATGAAAAAGTCCAGTTCGCCGTCGACGATCGTATCGATCACAAGACGTTCGGGCGCGGTACGGTTGTCGGAGCATCGGGAGATTCGGTGGAAATCGCCTTCGACGGAACTGCGGGAACTAAAAAGTTGTTGGTAGGTTACGCTCCAATCGTTAAAATACAGTAGGGTTATATAACTACTCATGACAAAGGACCAACCTGTGAAACCAATTTATGTATTCGGACATCGTCATCCCGACAACGATTCCATATGTTCGGCGGTTGCCTACGCGCATTTGAA
This DNA window, taken from Coriobacteriia bacterium, encodes the following:
- the pcrA gene encoding DNA helicase PcrA gives rise to the protein MLDLDTLNPRQKEAVLTIEGPLLVLAGAGSGKTRVLTSRIARLINDLGIYPSQILAITFTNKAAAEMRSRLHKQIGGDVASMWVATFHAMCVRILRADGERIGFTRNFTIYDDDDQKRLVKEIMQTLSVDDKNWTINSIRGRISTAKSSLMSANEYAARASTPPEKVTAQIYAEYERRLKMANAMDFDDLLLNTVVLFEKHRDVLEAYQNRFRYIHVDEYQDTNHAQYKITNLLAEKHHNLMVVGDDDQSIYSWRGADITNILEFEKDYPEAHVVKLEQNYRSTQNILDAANAVVSNNTGRKDKKLFTDSARGEKIKLYLATTEKDEANYIAGEIDRLTADGTHLYGDCAVFYRTNAQSRNFEDAFLRAGIPYRLVGGTKFFARVEIRNVMAYLKVVLNSDDDISVKRIINVPRRALGKTTIDHVSGLAYDKGVTFEAGIKLAVEEGALRSNAITSLDDFAHMLDAMRGMEGGLVDIVEMIVDKSGYLRSLEIERTDESLARAENIKEFVSVVADYAQEHDDEENTLAGFMEFLALRTDLDSVSADDDAVTLMTIHTAKGLEFPVVFVSGLEEGIFPHQNSIFSESGVEEERRLAYVAITRARKQLFLSRAATRMTFGSTSCNPASRFIDEIPNELLEIAGIGSRDYGGFGHDKRGDRRATSSHGAGTSRYLGGSYVFDDAAVATGKSRVASFGSANSPSRKKAHEKVQFAVDDRIDHKTFGRGTVVGASGDSVEIAFDGTAGTKKLLVGYAPIVKIQ